The DNA sequence ATGCTCGCGGGCAAGCGCCAGATCCTGGCCTTCGACCCTTCCGGAATGGGCCGTGCGGCGGAGGTGTTCGGGGATCTCGACCGGGCCGCCCGGGTCTCCGTCGTCGTTCCGGGCGTCGACACCCATCTGCTGACCCTGGAGCGCAGCACCCGCGCGTACAGGGCCCCCGTCGGCATGGCCAGGTCCCTGTACAAGGCGGAGCGCTCGGCCTCCCCGGGCACCCGTACGGCTGTCATCGCGTGGGCCGACTACACCGCACCGGCCGGTCTCGGCATGGACGCGGCGCTGGGCGGACTCGCGGCGAACGGTGCGGTCCGGCTGAACGCGATGGTCGGCGCGCTGCCCGGCGCCTCGAAGGTCTCGCTGTTCTGCCACAGCTACGGCTCCGTGGTGTGCGGGGTGGCCGCGCACCGGGCCCACGACCGGGTGGCCGACATCGCGGTCGCGGGCAGCCCCGGCATGCGGGTCGCCAACGCCGGGCAACTGGGGACCGGCGCCCGGATCTGGGCGACGCGGGACGGGGACGACTGGATCGGGGACGTACCCCATCTGGAGTTCGGCGGGATCGGTCACGGGGCCGACCCGGTCGACCCGGCGTTCGGCGCGCGGGTCGTCTCGGCGGCCGGGGCCGCCGGGCACAGCGGCTACTTCGAACCGGGCACCGAGAGCCTCGACAACTTCGCCGCGATCGGCGTCGGAGCGTACGGATCGGTCAGCTGCGCGAGCGCCGACAGCACGTGCCACCGCGGTATTTCCGGCGAGCGGGACGGCTGACGCGCGTAGAGGTCGGTGTCGGGCGGATTAATCGGGAGACCCCCCGTTGCCGGTGGGTCTCGCTCCGAGGGGGGACGCGGGCGACTGTGCCGCATACGATGAGGCACATGGGTGATGTGCTGGCCGGAATTCATGCCACCTGGGAGTTCGACACCGACTCCGTGCTCATCCGCTTCGAACGGGGCATCCGCACACCGAAGCTCTTCCAGAGCCTCCGGGAACGCCGCATCCCGTATGCGGCGTTGTCGTCGGTGACGCTGACCCCCGGCAAGCGGGGCACGGTGGTTCTGCGTGCCGTGCCGAGAGCGGGTGCCGATCCCCTGGTGGAGGCTGCCTCCGGGCAGCTCAAGGAGGGGTGCGACCCCTATCGCCTGGTGCTTCCGGCGGAGCGGGAGGTGCTCGCCGAGTATTACGCGGACGAGCTGCGGGCCCTGCTCGACCCGGCGTCCGGCGAGAGCGCCGACCGCTTCCTGGTGGCGGCCCCCGAGGCCCCGATGAACTTCAAGGCGTACGACGGCCGGGCCAGCTTCGACGGCGAGCGGATCTCCTTCCGGTGGTCCTGGACCGGGGCCTCCAGCGCCAAGTGGAAGGCCGGCGACCAGACCTTCCGGGTGGGTGAACTGGCTGGAATCGTGTGGCGCTCACCCGAGGCGCTGGACGGCTATCTGCGTCTGGTGCCCCGCGCGGCGGCCCCGGTCGACCACCGCACCGGCGGCAGCCTGGGCGACCTGCACGGTCCCGGCGGCTCCGGGGACGCGGACGGCGGGGTGCCCGCGGGCATACCGGCCGAGCTCCGGGCCGCCCGCGCGGACCAGGATCCGGCGGCCGTGCTGTTCGGCCTGGGCTACGGGCCGGTGCACGAGTCGCTGCCGTTCGCCGCCGCCGTCCTGGAATCCGTACGCCGGACCCAGCCCGCGCCCGCCGCCCCCGCCCCGGTCCTGGTGAACGCCGGGCGGCGCGATCCGGCGGACATCGCCGAGCGGATACATCACCTCGGCGAGCTGCATCAGGCCGGACTGGTGACGGACGCCGAGTACAGCGCGAAGAAGGCCCAGCTGCTCGCGGAGCTGTGATCCCGCGCCTTGTGGGTCCCGTGGGTCCCGTGGGTCCCGTGTGTCCTGCGCCCTGTTGTCCCGTGCCCCGGGTGTCGTGTGTGCCGCGTGCCCTGTGTTCTGCCGCCCCGTGTGCCCTGCCCCGCGCCCTGGGACCTGCTGTCCCGCGTCCCGTGTCCTGTGTCGTCGCCGGGCAGGTGACCCCGTACCGGGGTATGAGGCGGACCCGTCGAGGGTCGCGACCCCGGTATGACGCCCCCGCGCTCCCGGCCTGCCTAGGCTGACCGGGCCATGTCCACTTCCCCCGCCGGGCCCCCGCCGCCCGCCGACGGCCTGCTGAGCGCCGCCCGCCGCAATCTGCGCGAGCTCGCCCATGGGCTGTCCCACGCGTCCCATCCGTCCACCCCGCTGCTCGCGGAAGCCCCGAAGCGGTGGCAGCGGCTGCTGCCGTACGCCGTCGTACTCGCCCTGACCGCGACCTTCATCCCGGTCACCATCAACGTCCTGACCTCGCAGTACGGCGTGCCGGGCGCACTGGCCGGGGCGCTCGGGGTGGCCCAGGCCGCCCCGCTGCTGATGCTGGCCCACCGGCCCCTGCAGGCGTGGTGGATCATCTTCCCGGCCGATGTCGTGGGCGCGCTGGTGCTGCTGGCGCATCAGCCCGAGCGGCACGACACCTGGCCCTGGCCCCCGCCGGTCCTGGTCGCGTATCTCTTCCTGCTGCTGGCCCTCGGCCTGCGCGAGACGCGGCGTACCGTCGTCGCCGTCTGGGCGGTGACGGCCGCGACGGGGGCGGCCCTGCATCTGATCGCTCCCTCGGACCGCAGCACCGGCAGCGCCCTGCTGCTGCCGATCCTCGGCGCGGTCGTCCTGGTCATCGGGGCGGCGGTACGGGAGCGGGGCGAGGCGACGCGGCGGCTGGCCGAGCAGGAGACGATCAGCGAGGCGGAACGGGCGCAGCGCACGCTGCTGGAGGAGCGGACGCGGATCGCCCGTGAGCTGCACGACGTGGTCGCGCACCACATGTCGGTGATCACCGTGCAGGCCGACTCCGCGCCGTACCGGACCTCCGGGCTCTCGGAGCCCGCGCGGGAGGAGTTCGCCTCGATCGCGGCGGCGGCGCGGGAGTCCCTCGGCGAGATGCGGCGGCTGCTGTCGGTGCTGCGCAGCGACGGCACCGAGGGCGACCGGGCGCCGCAGCCGGGACTGGACCGGCTCCAGCAGCTGGTGGAGGCGACGGTACGGGCCGGGCTGCCGGCGGAGCTTTCGCTCGCCGCTGACCTGGGCGAGGTGCCGTCGGCGGTGGATCTGTCGGCGTACCGGATCGTGCAGGAGGCACTGGCCAACGTGGTGCGGCACGCGCCCGGGGCGCACACCCAGGTCTCGGTCCGGGCCTCCGCGGGTCATCTGAACGTGCTGGTCG is a window from the Streptomyces sp. MMBL 11-1 genome containing:
- a CDS encoding sensor histidine kinase; translation: MSTSPAGPPPPADGLLSAARRNLRELAHGLSHASHPSTPLLAEAPKRWQRLLPYAVVLALTATFIPVTINVLTSQYGVPGALAGALGVAQAAPLLMLAHRPLQAWWIIFPADVVGALVLLAHQPERHDTWPWPPPVLVAYLFLLLALGLRETRRTVVAVWAVTAATGAALHLIAPSDRSTGSALLLPILGAVVLVIGAAVRERGEATRRLAEQETISEAERAQRTLLEERTRIARELHDVVAHHMSVITVQADSAPYRTSGLSEPAREEFASIAAAARESLGEMRRLLSVLRSDGTEGDRAPQPGLDRLQQLVEATVRAGLPAELSLAADLGEVPSAVDLSAYRIVQEALANVVRHAPGAHTQVSVRASAGHLNVLVVNGPAPKPAAPLESAGTGHGLVGMRERVRLTGGTLDTGPLPDGGFRVAARMPLPPVVSPSAPPPSEDL
- a CDS encoding alpha/beta hydrolase codes for the protein MTSFDTSPTLTAWRALLAVAVVFVMLATTGWSAVRDRYTDGPRELALASWARDRIAGRSLPDADSPAYRLAHFFATLTSGQQIALAGKYPSVVGNLNGAPVTLRYYANRVALRQAVAVEKTRAHDEKLSPDGRGEAEARLGRFRSMLAGKRQILAFDPSGMGRAAEVFGDLDRAARVSVVVPGVDTHLLTLERSTRAYRAPVGMARSLYKAERSASPGTRTAVIAWADYTAPAGLGMDAALGGLAANGAVRLNAMVGALPGASKVSLFCHSYGSVVCGVAAHRAHDRVADIAVAGSPGMRVANAGQLGTGARIWATRDGDDWIGDVPHLEFGGIGHGADPVDPAFGARVVSAAGAAGHSGYFEPGTESLDNFAAIGVGAYGSVSCASADSTCHRGISGERDG
- a CDS encoding DUF4429 domain-containing protein, which gives rise to MGDVLAGIHATWEFDTDSVLIRFERGIRTPKLFQSLRERRIPYAALSSVTLTPGKRGTVVLRAVPRAGADPLVEAASGQLKEGCDPYRLVLPAEREVLAEYYADELRALLDPASGESADRFLVAAPEAPMNFKAYDGRASFDGERISFRWSWTGASSAKWKAGDQTFRVGELAGIVWRSPEALDGYLRLVPRAAAPVDHRTGGSLGDLHGPGGSGDADGGVPAGIPAELRAARADQDPAAVLFGLGYGPVHESLPFAAAVLESVRRTQPAPAAPAPVLVNAGRRDPADIAERIHHLGELHQAGLVTDAEYSAKKAQLLAEL